A genomic stretch from Bordetella sp. N includes:
- a CDS encoding NAD(P)(+) transhydrogenase (Re/Si-specific) subunit beta yields the protein MISLNLVTLLYLIASVCFIQALKGLSHPTTSRIGNAFGIAGMAIAVLTTAALIAGLARPGMATPGLGWVLLGLLIGGSLGTVMALRVEMTKMPELVAFMHSMIGLAAVAIAVAVVAEPHAFGIGVPGAGLPFGNRIEIFIGSFIGAITFSGSVIAFGKLSGKYKFRLFQGAPVVFRGQHALNLLLALAMLAYGIWFVTSQSWTPFVVMLAIAFVLGVLIIIPIGGADMPVVVSMLNSYSGWAAAGIGFSLDNPMLIIAGSLVGSSGAILSYIMCKAMNRSFFNVLLGGFGNGAGAADAAGAAQQRSVKSGSAEDAAFLMENAESVIIVPGYGLAVARAQHALKELAAKLTAKGVSVKYAIHPVAGRMPGHMNVLLAEAEVPYDQVFEMDDINGEFGQTDVVLVLGANDVVNPAAKNDPQSPIAGMPILEVYKARTVIVNKRSMAAGYAGLDNELFYMDRTMMVFGDAKKVIEDMGKAVE from the coding sequence ATGATCTCCCTGAACCTGGTCACCCTGCTCTATCTGATCGCTTCGGTCTGCTTCATCCAGGCCCTCAAAGGTCTTTCCCATCCGACCACTTCGCGTATCGGCAACGCCTTCGGCATCGCCGGCATGGCCATCGCCGTGCTGACCACGGCGGCCCTGATCGCCGGCCTGGCCCGCCCGGGCATGGCCACACCCGGCCTGGGCTGGGTGCTGCTGGGCCTGCTGATCGGCGGCAGCCTGGGCACCGTCATGGCCCTGCGCGTGGAAATGACCAAGATGCCCGAGCTGGTGGCCTTCATGCACAGCATGATCGGCCTGGCCGCGGTCGCCATCGCCGTGGCCGTGGTGGCCGAGCCGCATGCTTTCGGTATCGGCGTGCCCGGCGCCGGATTGCCCTTCGGCAACCGCATCGAGATCTTCATCGGGTCCTTCATCGGCGCCATCACCTTTTCCGGGTCGGTCATCGCCTTCGGCAAACTATCCGGCAAGTACAAGTTCCGCCTGTTCCAGGGCGCGCCCGTGGTGTTTCGCGGCCAGCATGCCCTTAACCTGCTGCTGGCCCTGGCCATGCTGGCCTATGGCATCTGGTTCGTCACCAGCCAGTCGTGGACGCCTTTCGTCGTGATGCTGGCCATCGCCTTCGTCCTGGGCGTGCTGATCATCATCCCCATCGGGGGCGCCGACATGCCGGTGGTGGTGTCCATGCTCAATAGCTATTCCGGCTGGGCGGCGGCCGGCATCGGCTTCTCGCTGGACAATCCGATGCTGATCATCGCGGGGTCGCTGGTGGGTTCGTCGGGCGCGATCCTGTCGTACATCATGTGCAAGGCGATGAACCGCTCCTTCTTCAACGTCTTGCTGGGCGGCTTCGGCAATGGCGCGGGCGCGGCCGACGCGGCCGGCGCCGCGCAGCAACGCAGCGTGAAATCGGGCAGCGCGGAAGACGCCGCGTTCCTGATGGAAAACGCGGAGTCCGTGATCATCGTGCCGGGCTACGGCCTGGCCGTGGCGCGCGCCCAGCATGCGCTGAAGGAACTCGCGGCCAAGCTGACCGCCAAGGGCGTGTCGGTGAAGTACGCCATCCACCCGGTGGCGGGCCGCATGCCGGGACATATGAACGTGCTGCTGGCCGAGGCCGAAGTGCCCTACGACCAGGTCTTCGAGATGGACGACATCAACGGCGAGTTCGGCCAGACCGACGTGGTGCTGGTGCTGGGCGCCAACGACGTCGTCAACCCGGCCGCCAAGAACGATCCGCAGTCGCCGATCGCCGGCATGCCCATTCTGGAGGTCTACAAGGCTCGTACGGTGATCGTCAACAAACGGTCCATGGCGGCCGGCTATGCCGGCCTGGACAACGAGCTGTTCTACATGGACCGCACGATGATGGTCTTCGGCGATGCCAAGAAGGTCATCGAGGACATGGGCAAGGCGGTGGAATGA
- the glcE gene encoding glycolate oxidase subunit GlcE, with protein MEFVLSELCDQVMTAHAGHKPVFITGGGSKAFYGNRRPLRPQDGHCLLDVTAYHGIVNYQPAELMVTVRAGTPLKDLEAVLAAEGQMLAFEPPHYGPHATVGGCVATGLSGPRRMAAGAVRDFVLGARLLDAQGRVLSFGGEVMKNVAGYDVSRLLAGSQGIFGVILDVSLKVVPRPMEELTLCLEADEAEALTLFARWRGLPMPVSATAYCAGQLWVRLSGAPPAIAAARARIGGETVDTDMAARHWLSLREHTHPFFDRAHSLWRVAVPPAAPPLELGPSLIEWGGGQRWLCDGTQDVAADMRAAAQARRGHATLFRPARQEDIPADGVFHPLQAGVAQITRRLKQEFDPLGLFNPGRLILEL; from the coding sequence ATGGAATTCGTCCTGTCGGAATTGTGCGACCAGGTCATGACCGCGCACGCCGGGCATAAACCTGTCTTCATCACCGGAGGCGGCAGCAAGGCCTTCTATGGCAATCGGCGGCCGCTGCGGCCGCAGGATGGCCATTGCCTGCTCGACGTCACGGCCTATCACGGCATCGTCAACTATCAGCCCGCTGAGCTGATGGTCACGGTGCGGGCGGGCACGCCGTTGAAAGACCTGGAAGCCGTGCTGGCCGCCGAAGGCCAGATGCTGGCCTTCGAGCCGCCCCATTACGGGCCCCACGCCACGGTAGGCGGTTGCGTGGCGACGGGCTTGTCGGGCCCGCGCCGCATGGCCGCCGGCGCGGTGCGTGACTTCGTGCTGGGCGCGCGCCTGCTCGATGCGCAGGGCCGCGTGCTGAGCTTCGGGGGCGAGGTGATGAAGAACGTCGCGGGCTATGACGTATCGCGGCTGCTGGCCGGATCGCAAGGTATCTTCGGCGTCATCCTGGATGTGTCGCTGAAGGTGGTGCCGCGGCCGATGGAGGAGCTGACCCTGTGCCTGGAAGCCGACGAGGCCGAGGCACTGACCTTGTTCGCGCGCTGGCGCGGCCTGCCCATGCCTGTGTCGGCGACGGCATATTGCGCGGGCCAGTTGTGGGTGCGCCTGTCGGGCGCGCCGCCGGCCATCGCGGCGGCGCGCGCGCGTATCGGCGGCGAGACCGTCGACACTGACATGGCTGCGCGGCATTGGTTGTCCTTGCGCGAGCACACGCATCCTTTCTTCGATCGCGCGCACAGCCTGTGGCGCGTGGCCGTGCCGCCGGCGGCGCCGCCTTTGGAATTGGGTCCCTCCTTGATCGAGTGGGGCGGGGGCCAGCGCTGGCTGTGCGACGGCACGCAGGACGTTGCCGCCGACATGCGCGCCGCCGCGCAGGCACGGCGTGGCCATGCCACGCTGTTCCGGCCGGCACGCCAGGAAGACATTCCCGCCGATGGCGTTTTCCATCCGCTGCAGGCTGGTGTGGCCCAGATCACGCGCCGCCTGAAGCAGGAGTTCGACCCCTTGGGCCTGTTCAATCCGGGCCGGCTGATATTGGAGCTATGA
- the glcF gene encoding glycolate oxidase subunit GlcF produces the protein MQTQIASWARDTDLGKEADAILRRCVHCGFCTATCPTYQVLGDELDSPRGRIYLIKQMLEGNEPGPSTQTHLDRCLTCRNCETTCPSGVQYGHLLDIGRHLVEQRVPRPWRQRLRRALLRKGLNSPLFAPALRLGQALRGILPAALRRKVPERRAAGALPDTRGHARQVLLLAGCVQPAMMPTIDAATVRVLDAIGVGARLGVGGCCGAVNFHLDDQDAALRQMRANIDAWWPAVRDGAVEAIVINASGCGAMVKEYAHHLRHDAHYAERAARIVDMVRDVSEIVAPHAAQLRGRLAGAPSGQPRLPGRHEPHAPVRAAFHPPCTLQHWQALRPLTETLLADLGYELQPFNEQHLCCGSAGAYSVLNPDISLSLRDRKLAAIAPARPDIILSSNVGCIGHLQSGTATPVRHWIESLDERLARAPAS, from the coding sequence ATGCAGACCCAAATCGCATCATGGGCGCGCGACACCGATCTCGGCAAGGAAGCGGACGCCATCCTGCGGCGTTGCGTGCACTGCGGGTTTTGCACGGCGACGTGCCCCACGTATCAGGTGCTGGGCGACGAACTGGACAGCCCGCGGGGCCGCATCTATCTGATCAAGCAGATGCTGGAAGGCAATGAGCCGGGACCGTCGACACAGACGCATCTGGATCGCTGCCTGACCTGCCGCAATTGCGAGACGACCTGTCCTTCCGGCGTGCAGTATGGGCATCTGCTGGATATCGGCCGTCATCTGGTCGAGCAACGCGTGCCACGTCCCTGGCGGCAGCGGCTGCGACGGGCCTTGCTGCGCAAAGGCCTGAATTCACCCTTGTTCGCGCCGGCCTTGCGCCTGGGGCAGGCCTTGCGCGGCATCCTGCCCGCCGCCTTGCGGCGCAAGGTTCCCGAGCGTCGCGCCGCCGGCGCCTTGCCCGATACGCGCGGCCATGCGCGCCAGGTGCTGTTGCTGGCGGGCTGCGTGCAACCGGCAATGATGCCCACCATCGACGCGGCGACGGTGCGCGTGCTGGATGCCATCGGCGTCGGCGCGCGTCTGGGCGTGGGCGGTTGCTGCGGGGCCGTCAACTTCCATCTGGACGACCAGGATGCTGCCTTGCGGCAGATGCGCGCCAACATCGATGCGTGGTGGCCGGCCGTGCGCGATGGGGCGGTCGAGGCCATCGTCATCAATGCGTCCGGCTGCGGCGCCATGGTCAAGGAATATGCGCATCACCTGCGCCACGATGCCCATTACGCGGAGCGCGCGGCCCGTATCGTGGACATGGTGCGCGACGTGTCGGAAATCGTGGCGCCGCACGCCGCGCAACTGCGTGGGCGGCTGGCGGGCGCGCCGTCCGGACAGCCAAGGCTGCCGGGACGGCATGAGCCGCATGCACCCGTGCGCGCGGCTTTCCATCCGCCTTGCACCTTGCAGCATTGGCAGGCTTTGCGGCCGCTGACGGAAACCCTGCTGGCCGACCTGGGCTATGAACTGCAGCCCTTCAACGAGCAACATTTGTGCTGTGGTTCGGCGGGCGCGTACTCGGTGCTGAATCCGGACATCTCGCTGTCCTTGCGTGACCGCAAGCTGGCGGCCATCGCGCCCGCGCGGCCGGACATCATCCTGTCGTCCAACGTCGGTTGCATCGGCCATCTGCAAAGCGGCACGGCGACGCCGGTGCGGCACTGGATCGAATCGCTGGACGAGCGCCTGGCGCGGGCGCCCGCCAGCTGA
- a CDS encoding NAD(P) transhydrogenase subunit alpha, with protein MDTISPTLINLIIFVLAVYVGYHVVWNVTPALHTPLMAVTNAISAIIIVGAMLAAALTEGGLGRAMGVLAVALAAVNVFGGFLVTRRMLQMFKKKDRPAAANPGKGGHA; from the coding sequence ATGGACACCATCAGCCCTACCCTGATCAATCTCATCATCTTCGTGTTGGCCGTCTACGTGGGCTACCACGTCGTGTGGAACGTCACGCCCGCCCTGCATACCCCGCTGATGGCCGTGACCAACGCCATCTCGGCCATCATCATCGTCGGCGCGATGCTGGCGGCGGCGTTGACCGAAGGTGGCCTGGGCCGTGCCATGGGCGTATTGGCCGTGGCCCTGGCCGCCGTCAACGTGTTCGGCGGCTTCCTGGTCACGCGGCGCATGCTGCAGATGTTCAAGAAGAAAGACCGCCCGGCGGCGGCGAACCCGGGCAAGGGAGGTCACGCATGA